One part of the Mesorhizobium sp. NBSH29 genome encodes these proteins:
- the trbL gene encoding P-type conjugative transfer protein TrbL, with protein sequence MVTTRPSRGLELTFIAIALVLLACAPALAQQGDVLTTLESQVSTAAKGWETTVMNAARSLFWILAGIEIGIAAVWLALQAASLDAWFAELVRRIMFIGLFAFILDQGPSFAKAVVDSLFQIGANGGSASPANIFDAGIRVASKMSEQAQFGVFEDNALAIAAVFAMVIVVICFSLVAAIFVAVMVEMYVGLLAGMIMLGLGGSSFTKDFAIRYLIYAFSVGMKLMALVMIARIGSEVLLGLAEAPTATSDQFITTLAIAGISVVVFIIAMYVPPIVQGVVQGASIAGGMEAIRHGGQAATFAAGGAFLGANAARTGASVASSAHAGGSSMAGAALRGMASGIGNAGWAAGSAAKEKAIASPGAYAGSLLGLANAKLDQTRQKGSPTPPPPPPLQDK encoded by the coding sequence ATGGTGACAACCCGGCCTTCCCGCGGCCTCGAACTGACCTTCATTGCGATCGCGCTCGTGCTGCTGGCATGCGCGCCGGCGCTCGCGCAGCAGGGTGATGTTCTGACCACGCTCGAGAGCCAGGTTTCGACAGCGGCCAAGGGGTGGGAAACGACCGTGATGAACGCGGCGCGCTCCCTGTTCTGGATCCTTGCCGGGATCGAGATCGGCATCGCGGCCGTCTGGCTCGCGCTCCAGGCAGCCTCGCTCGACGCATGGTTCGCCGAGCTGGTGCGGCGGATCATGTTCATCGGCCTCTTTGCCTTCATTCTCGACCAGGGACCGAGCTTTGCCAAGGCGGTGGTCGACAGCCTGTTCCAGATCGGCGCCAATGGCGGCTCGGCTTCACCAGCCAACATCTTCGACGCCGGCATCCGCGTCGCCTCAAAAATGTCGGAGCAGGCGCAGTTCGGTGTATTCGAGGACAACGCTCTGGCGATCGCCGCCGTCTTCGCCATGGTCATCGTGGTGATCTGCTTCAGCCTGGTGGCGGCGATCTTCGTTGCCGTAATGGTCGAGATGTATGTCGGGCTGCTCGCCGGCATGATCATGCTGGGGCTCGGCGGGTCCTCCTTCACCAAGGATTTTGCGATCCGCTACCTGATCTACGCATTTTCGGTCGGCATGAAGCTCATGGCGCTGGTGATGATCGCGCGCATTGGCTCCGAGGTGTTGCTCGGCCTTGCGGAGGCGCCGACCGCGACGTCCGACCAGTTCATCACCACGCTGGCTATCGCAGGGATTTCGGTGGTTGTGTTCATCATCGCCATGTACGTGCCACCGATCGTCCAGGGCGTAGTGCAAGGCGCCTCGATCGCCGGCGGCATGGAGGCCATCCGCCATGGCGGCCAAGCAGCGACATTTGCAGCGGGTGGCGCGTTCCTTGGCGCGAACGCCGCGCGAACGGGGGCGTCAGTCGCAAGTTCGGCGCACGCCGGTGGCTCATCGATGGCGGGAGCAGCGCTGCGTGGCATGGCGTCCGGCATCGGCAATGCCGGATGGGCCGCGGGATCGGCCGCGAAGGAAAAGGCCATCGCCTCGCCCGGCGCCTATGCCGGGTCGTTGCTCGGCCTGGCAAACGCCAAGCTCGACCAGACGCGGCAGAAGGGCTCTCCAACGCCCCCGCCTCCGCCACCCCTTCAGGACAAGTGA
- the trbK gene encoding entry exclusion protein TrbK yields the protein MSRSTIIVLTIGAIGLCAGAAIWITAQTNPAPSEAVAPLSPHDSERRKRAADFIGGDPNRDVRGGQEMKLKW from the coding sequence GTGAGCCGATCGACGATCATCGTCCTCACTATCGGCGCGATCGGCCTTTGCGCCGGCGCTGCGATCTGGATCACGGCCCAAACCAATCCCGCGCCATCGGAGGCGGTAGCGCCTCTCTCGCCGCACGATTCCGAAAGGCGGAAGCGTGCCGCGGACTTCATCGGCGGCGACCCAAACCGCGACGTGCGCGGCGGGCAGGAGATGAAACTGAAATGGTGA
- the trbJ gene encoding P-type conjugative transfer protein TrbJ: protein MPKPSFTAAKAAAAAAIAASMFNISPALSGAVTGQATEWTQLLNNGELITMVGKSTEQINNQVTQITQLAEQIQNQIRIYENMLQNTMQLPSHIWGQVENDLNRLRDIAAQGQGIAFSMSNADDVLKQRFQSYAQFKTKLPDAASFSSTYQDWSTTNRDTIAGTLKAAGLTAEQFSSEESTMSSLRSMSESADGQMKALQVGHEIAAQQVAQFQKLRGLVSQQTTMMGTWFQSEQADKDFAQARREKFFNATPPGVRGGQTMEPRW from the coding sequence ATGCCGAAACCATCCTTCACCGCGGCTAAGGCTGCAGCGGCGGCCGCCATCGCCGCCAGCATGTTCAACATCTCGCCAGCCCTGTCGGGCGCAGTCACGGGGCAGGCGACCGAATGGACGCAGCTCCTCAACAATGGCGAGCTGATCACGATGGTCGGCAAGTCGACCGAGCAGATCAACAATCAGGTCACGCAGATCACGCAGCTGGCGGAGCAGATCCAGAACCAGATCAGGATCTACGAGAACATGCTGCAGAACACGATGCAGCTGCCTAGCCATATCTGGGGTCAGGTGGAGAACGACCTCAACCGTCTGCGCGACATCGCTGCGCAAGGGCAGGGGATCGCGTTTTCCATGTCCAATGCCGACGACGTTCTGAAACAACGGTTTCAGTCCTATGCGCAATTCAAGACCAAACTGCCCGACGCGGCGAGCTTCTCGTCCACCTACCAGGACTGGTCGACAACGAACCGCGATACGATCGCCGGCACCTTGAAGGCAGCTGGGCTCACGGCAGAGCAGTTTTCGTCCGAAGAGTCGACCATGAGTTCGCTGCGCTCGATGTCGGAATCAGCCGATGGCCAGATGAAGGCTCTCCAGGTCGGGCATGAGATCGCCGCCCAGCAGGTGGCGCAATTCCAGAAGCTGCGAGGGCTGGTGTCGCAGCAGACGACGATGATGGGCACCTGGTTCCAGTCGGAGCAGGCGGATAAGGATTTTGCCCAGGCTCGGCGCGAAAAGTTCTTCAACGCGACGCCGCCCGGTGTGCGGGGAGGCCAGACCATGGAGCCGCGCTGGTGA